The following are from one region of the Syngnathus acus chromosome 10, fSynAcu1.2, whole genome shotgun sequence genome:
- the si:zfos-2326c3.2 gene encoding mitogen-activated protein kinase kinase kinase kinase 4 isoform X3 — translation MSRENTTRSLDSIDLAALRDPAGIFELVEVVGNGTYGQVYKGRHVKTGQMAAIKVMEVTEEEEEEIKLEINMLKSYSHHRNIATYYGAFVKKGPVGQDHQLWLVMEYCGAGSVTDLVKKTKGNCLKEDWIAYICREVLRGLSHLHSHHVIHRDIKGQNVLLTENAEVKLVDFGVSAQLDKTIGRRNTFIGTPYWMAPEVIACDENPESTYDYRSDLWSLGITALEMAEGAPPLCDMHPMRALFLIPRNPPPRLKSKKWSKRFLSFIDSCLVKNHLHRPTTDVLLRHAFIRDLTNERQVRIMLKDHLDRTRKKKEKEGPEYEYSGSEEEEDEVTEEEGEPSSIVNVPGEWTLRREFLRLQTEDREESRHRGHRVGGEQQRQQQIAEQEQYKQQLLADRQRRIQQQHEKRQMLEDHQRRQLSNAAFQWTELQELVLGEESDNRDNRILKIDRYQRNERKQDNADRQWNADVRPLDSEQHAPFFFSAIFLVLSFGILSKVLLFLVGCQQHAFMYRHYSHSGLEVKA, via the exons GGTCGCCATGTCAAAACAGGTCAAATGGCCGCTATCAAAGTCATGGAAGTCACAGAG gaggaagaagaggaaataaAGCTGGAGATCAACATGTTAAAGAGTTATTCCCACCATAGAAACATCGCAACTTATTATGGAGCTTTTGTTAAGAAAGGTCCTGTTGGACAGGACCACCAACTCTGG TTGGTGATGGAGTACTGTGGCGCTGGCTCTGTGACTGacttggtaaaaaaaacaaagggtaACTGTCTAAAAGAGGATTGGATTGCTTACATCTGCCGAGAAGTTCTCAGG GGTCTTTCCCATCTCCATTCCCATCATGTGATTCACAGGGACATTAAGGGACAGAATGTTTTGCTTACAGAGAATGCCGAAGTAAAACTTG TGGATTTTGGGGTTTCCGCACAATTGGACAAGACGATTGGTCGAAGAAACACTTTCATCGGTACTCCCTATTGGATGGCTCCTGAGGTCATTGCCTGTGATGAGAATCCAGAATCTACATATGATTACAGG AGTGACCTCTGGTCTTTAGGCATCACTGCTTTAGAGATGGCAGAAGGAGCCCCAC CTCTGTGTGACATGCATCCCATGAGAGCTCTGTTTCTAATTCCACGCAACCCTCCACCCAGACTTAAGTCCAAAAAATG GTCTAAGCGCTTTCTGTCATTCATTGATAGCTGCCTAGTTAAGAACCATCTGCACCGACCCACAACAGATGTACTGCTGAGGCATGCCTTCATCCGAGATTTGACTAATGAGAGACAAGTTCGCATCATGCTCAAAGATCACCTCGACAGAACccgaaagaaaaaggagaaag AGGGCCCAGAGTACGAGTACAGTGGAagtgaagaggaagaagacgaggtcactgaggaggaaggagaACCCAG CTCGATAGTGAATGTTCCTGGCGAATGGACCTTAAGGCGGGAGTTTCTGCGTTTACAGACAGAGGATCGAGAAGAGAGCCGACATAGAGGCCATAGAGTTGGTGGGGAACAGCAGAGACAAcag CAAATAGCAGAACAAGAACAATACAAGCAGCAATTATTGGCTGATCGACAGAGGAGGATCCAACAACAACATGAGAAGCGACAAATGTTAGAAGAT CATCAGAGGCGACAGCTGTCAAACGCTGCCTTTCAGTGGACAGAACTACAAGAGCTTGTGCTTGGGGAGGAGTCTGATAACCGTGACAACAGAATCTTAAAGATTGACCGATATCAGAGGAATGAGAGGAAACAg GACAATGCAGACAGACAGTGGAATGCTGATGTAAGGCCTCTGGACTCAGAGCAG CATGCACCCTTCTTCTTTTCTGCTATATTTCTTGTTCTGTCATTCGGTATTCTTTCTaaagtgttattatttttagtagGTTGTCAACAGCATGCCTTCATGTACCGTCACTATAGTCATTCAGGATTGGAGGTTAAAGCTTAA